One segment of Salvia splendens isolate huo1 chromosome 20, SspV2, whole genome shotgun sequence DNA contains the following:
- the LOC121783024 gene encoding BTB/POZ domain-containing protein NPY1-like — MKYMKLGSKPDAFHAEGNCVRYVSSELATDIIISVGDVKFLLHKFPLLSKSNKLQKLVSRVSEESPDETQLVEFPGGPKAFEICAKFCYGVAVTLNPYNVVAARCAAEYLEMTEDIDRGNLILKIDIFLNSSVLRNWKDSIIVLQTSKSLLPWSENLKIVGRCIDSIASKTSVDPSLITWSYTYNRRLATSNQIMRSGLKFSEKLESVPRDWWIEDICELDIDLYKRVMLAIKSKGRMDGGVIGEALKAYAMRWLPDSVDALVSEVHINRNKSLVETIICLLPSDKGISCACSFLLKLLKVAILIEADDSSREVLIKNISLKLDDALVSDLLIPARPPQTTIYDIELVQRLVDLFVENEMSKKDKKMIEKNGGDFVLGYGSWLKVGKIVDGYLAAVAHDQSLTVSSFIKLSQSVPESARPIHDGLYGVIDIFLKEHSGLTKSERKRLCGLMDVKRLTTDATMHAAQNEQLPLRVVVQVLFFEQASTSAATHAISNIDDAPRKTEENWGKTAPENCKSLRKQKDELKMKEEEEAVTSGKLVKRGCKNGGSSAQLLPSRSRRIFDRLWVIGKGVANGENKSSETSGSSQSPASMIRGETKSSGSSSRHRRHSIS, encoded by the exons atgaAGTATATGAAGCTGGGGTCGAAGCCAGATGCTTTTCACGCTGAAGGGAATTGTGTGAG GTATGTGTCATCTGAATTGGCGACCGATATCATCATAAGTGTTGGCGATGTGAAGTTCCTTCTCCATAAG TTTCCTCTTTTGTCTAAGAGCAATAAGTTGCAAAAGCTCGTATCAAGAGTCAGTGAGGAAAGCCCTGATGAAACCCAGTTGGTCGAATTTCCCGGTGGCCCTAAAGCATTTGAGATATGTGCCAAATTCTGTTATGGCGTGGCAGTGACTCTCAACCCCTACAACGTTGTGGCTGCACGCTGTGCAGCAGAGTATCTTGAAATGACCGAAGATATTGACAGAGGTAACCTGATCTTGAAGATTGACATATTCCTCAACTCCAGTGTGCTACGCAACTGGAAAGACTCCATCATCGTCCTACAGACCTCCAAATCTCTCCTTCCATGGTCCGAGAATCTAAAGATAGTCGGTAGGTGCATAGATTCAATagcatccaaaacttcggtggATCCTTCGCTGATCACCTGGTCTTACACGTACAACAGAAGACTGGCAACATCAAACCAAATAATGCGCAGTGGACTGAAATTCTCTGAAAAGTTGGAATCCGTCCCTAGAGACTGGTGGATCGAAGATATCTGTGAGCTGGATATTGACCTGTACAAGAGAGTCATGCTCGCGATTAAATCCAAAGGCAGAATGGATGGGGGCGTGATTGGGGAGGCATTGAAGGCTTACGCCATGAGATGGCTGCCAGATTCTGTCGATGCATTGGTGTCTGAAGTTCATATCAACAGAAACAAATCCTTAGTTGAAACTATAATCTGCTTGCTCCCTTCGGATAAAGGTATCAGCTGTGCCTGTAGTTTCTTACTGAAATTACTCAAAGTTGCTATTCTCATAGAAGCCGATGATTCATCAAGAGAAGTGCTGATAAAGAACATCAGTTTGAAACTCGACGATGCTCTGGTCAGTGATCTCTTGATCCCTGCAAGGCCTCCTCAGACAACTATCTACGACATTGAACTTGTTCAACGCCTCGTGGATTTGTTTGTGGAGAATGAGATGAGTAAGAAGGATAAGAAGATGATTGAGAAGAATGGGGGTGACTTTGTTTTAGGGTATGGATCTTGGTTGAAAGTTGGCAAGATCGTAGATGGTTATCTTGCAGCAGTTGCTCATGACCAGAGCCTCACCGTTTCCAGTTTCATCAAACTGTCCCAGTCAGTTCCTGAGTCGGCCAGACCGATTCATGATGGATTATACGGCGTCATTGACATCTTTCTAAAG GAGCATAGTGGATTGACAAAATCTGAGAGGAAGAGGTTGTGTGGGCTAATGGACGTGAAGAGACTGACAACGGACGCCACCATGCACGCAGCGCAGAACGAGCAGCTGCCACTACGCGTGGTGGTGCAAGTTCTATTCTTTGAACAGGCGAGCACATCAGCAGCTACTCACGCTATCAGCAACATCGATGATGCCCCTAGAAAGACCGAAGAGAACTGGGGGAAGACGGCGCCTGAAAACTGCAAATCCCTCAGAAAACAGAAGGATGAGCTGAAAATGAAAGAAGAGGAGGAAGCAGTGACAAGTGGAAAACTTGTGAAAAGAGGCTGCAAGAACGGAGGATCGAGTGCGCAGCTGCTGCCATCACGTTCGAGGAGGATATTCGACAGGCTGTGGGTGATTGGGAAAGGGGTGGCCAATGGAGAGAACAAGAGCTCCGAGACTTCAGGGAGCTCTCAAAGCCCGGCCTCAATGATCCGAGGAGAAACGAAGTCGTCTGGCTCATCTTCGAGGCATCGGAGACACTCGATTTCGTGA